From Abiotrophia defectiva ATCC 49176:
GCATATCACTTATAGTGTACCATAAGTCGCCCCAAATATACATAGCAAATGATTATTTAGCCCTTTTGTTGCAGGGTAACAAAAGGCATTTCAAAAGGCCCCATCACTCGAAAATGACGGGGCCTTGAGACAGCAAACTATTATTGACGTCCGCAAACAAAATAGAGATAAATGAAACCAATCAAGCCAATTGGCACCGCCAAGAACCAGATAATGATAAAACGAAAAATCTTCCAGGCTATCATTAAGAGGCCACTGATGAAGAAGACATTGTCGCCGACAATGAAGTCGACTAGACTCTCATAGACAAACATGGCAAAGGGATAAAGCAAGGCACAAGGCAGTAAAATCAGCAGCTTAGCATCGAATCTCCCGACTTGGCTGACGGATGTAAAGACGAAGAAGGCGTAAAAAGCAAAACCAAATAAATAATGGCGGATTAACCAATCACGGTTGAGGGATTGAAACATATTCTTCAGTCTATCCATAGGGGATCACCTCTCTAATTTAATGATGCTTCCTATTATAGTCCACTTGCCGGCTCCTGTCCAAAATGCACAGGCACTCACAAAATCTGACGCAAGCAAAAGACGGACGCCTATTAGCAGTCCGCCCGTCTGTTTAAATCTGTCCTGGCTTAATCGACTTTGACAATCGGCACCCAGAGTTCCATACGGTAGTCTTGCGCCCCCATATTGCCTTCACTATAAACCTCGAAATCAGGCGCGCCCGAATGTTGGAAGCCTTGCTCAGGGAAGAAGACTTCCATGAGGTAGCGCCAACCTGCATGAATACAGTCCGGCACTGGCCCATTCAATTCAACCACCGCATATTCAGTGGCTGCTACCTCCAAGATATCGAGCCCCAGTTCTTGAGCCTTGCTTCGGTCGGTCACCTCATAGCCGGCCATATAGTTGAGGCGTTCTGGTGTGTCAATGTCGTGGCAGACTCCCAGGCTTTGGCCCCTACCTAAGCTAGCCAAGTCCTCATGGGAGAATTTGCTGTAGAGATCTTGCCAGATCTGAGGGCACTGGCTGCTAGGGATATTATTGGCATTGAACCCTGCCACTGTTAAGGCAGGCTTGTTCTGGATATTGATTTTCATACTATCTCCTCCTTGCAGGGTCAGCCGCAACTGTAGCCGCCCGACTAGGCGGAAAGGCGCACCCTGTCTAATTTGTGTCGGAGTCGCACCATGAAATTTCTTGAAAGCTGCCCCGAAGGCGTCGGCTGATTCATAGCCATATTGGATAGCTATGTCGATGATTCGGGCCTCAGACTGGCGCAGGGCCAGCGCTGCCTCTGTCAAGCGACGTTCCCGCAAATACTCTGACAGTGACGTCCCCGTCAGCATGGAGAAGAGCCGGCTGAACATGGCATAAGGATAACCCGACAGTCGCGCCACCCGCAACTCATCTAGCTCCCCATCCAGGGTAGAGTCCAGATAGTCCAACGTCCGGTTAAAAGCTTCCATCATATTCATGTGTATGACCTCCTGACAAGTTGAGTATAGCTGAAATTTTAGGGGGAAGTCCTAGAATTGGGGGGCGAGAAATCTAGGGTGCTTGAACTACCCCTATATATAAAATTATTCCCTCACAATCCAACTCAAGCGCTTGTATTTATTTTATTTTTGATTATAATAGGTGATAGCAGAAGAGCTATATGCGTCAATAAGCTATATGACGCCTATCTATTCTCCAGCCCATTCATTCTCTAGCATCCGAATGTGAAAGGATAGCACTTGCTCTTTGTGATGAAATCATTATTTCTTAGGGGGAATTTTACATGTCTAGCAAGCAGACCATTACATTGCCGGATTGGCTTGGTGATTCTGTCGTCTATTTTAAAAAACCTTTTGGTCGGCGTCTCCTACGCATTGTACTTTTGATTATAATTTTTATTTCTGGCTTTGTAGCTGGTGGAAACTGGAACAAACAGCCCGTACCAACGCCACAACCGGCTCCTGTAGAAAGTGCTAAGAAGCCAATCATCACTAGTCAAATTGTAAGTTCGCGCATTGAGAAAGCGAAAGAGCTAACAACTGAAAAGTACTTCTATACCAATGCCGGTTTGTTCAAGAACAATCACGTGGCTTGGGGTGTAGGTATTCCTTTCACAGAAAAATCATTCATTGTGAAGTATAACGGGATTATCCACGCTGGTGTTGACCTCGATTCTATGCAGTCTGTCGTTATTGATGATACCATTTATATTCGCTTACCTGACGCAAAAGTACTATCTCATGCCGTAGACCATAATTCTGTCGAGACCTTAGATGAACGTGCTGGACTATTTAATCCAATAAAAATTACTGATATCTCAGGTTTCATGGCGACTCAGGAAACTAACATTGAACAGCTTATTTATGATTGTCAAATACTAAGTTATGCAAAAGATACTGCCAAGACAGTTATCCAGGAACTCCTAGAAATGGACCCCGATATCAAAGATCACTATAAAATTGAATTCGTTGACGAACTACCGGAAGTTCCCTCTGATTCTAGTGCACTATCGAATGAAAGCTCTGAATCTAGCTCCTTATAATTTTCAATTCATGTAACACGCTAATTACTATTAGCGTGTTTTTTGTGATTACTATTTCCTTCTTCCACAGACAATTTAAGTTTACACGCTAGAGCTTCCGCTATCCTCCCCAACATCCCCACTGTCGGATTGGCTTGGCCACTCTCTAGCCTTGATAGGTTAGCTTGGCGTAAGCCTAGTTTTTCTGCCATCTGAGCTTGGCTTAAGCCTCGCTCTAGGCGCAAGGCCACTAATTTCAGGGCCACTTCCTGCCGGGCAGCTTCCTCCGCCAAATCTAAAGTAAAATCAGGATATTGGGATGCTAAGCGATTCTTTAAGGACTCGAGTGACATGCTCTTCACCTTCCTTTCTTGTTTTG
This genomic window contains:
- a CDS encoding AraC family transcriptional regulator; its protein translation is MNMMEAFNRTLDYLDSTLDGELDELRVARLSGYPYAMFSRLFSMLTGTSLSEYLRERRLTEAALALRQSEARIIDIAIQYGYESADAFGAAFKKFHGATPTQIRQGAPFRLVGRLQLRLTLQGGDSMKINIQNKPALTVAGFNANNIPSSQCPQIWQDLYSKFSHEDLASLGRGQSLGVCHDIDTPERLNYMAGYEVTDRSKAQELGLDILEVAATEYAVVELNGPVPDCIHAGWRYLMEVFFPEQGFQHSGAPDFEVYSEGNMGAQDYRMELWVPIVKVD
- a CDS encoding DUF4230 domain-containing protein, with amino-acid sequence MSSKQTITLPDWLGDSVVYFKKPFGRRLLRIVLLIIIFISGFVAGGNWNKQPVPTPQPAPVESAKKPIITSQIVSSRIEKAKELTTEKYFYTNAGLFKNNHVAWGVGIPFTEKSFIVKYNGIIHAGVDLDSMQSVVIDDTIYIRLPDAKVLSHAVDHNSVETLDERAGLFNPIKITDISGFMATQETNIEQLIYDCQILSYAKDTAKTVIQELLEMDPDIKDHYKIEFVDELPEVPSDSSALSNESSESSSL
- a CDS encoding helix-turn-helix transcriptional regulator, yielding MSLESLKNRLASQYPDFTLDLAEEAARQEVALKLVALRLERGLSQAQMAEKLGLRQANLSRLESGQANPTVGMLGRIAEALACKLKLSVEEGNSNHKKHANSN